The proteins below come from a single Fusarium verticillioides 7600 chromosome 3, whole genome shotgun sequence genomic window:
- a CDS encoding beta-glucosidase, with protein MSLPKDFQWGFATASYQIEGAVDKDGRGPANWDTFCAKPGKIADGSSGVTACDSYNRTAEDIALLKSVGAKAYRFSLCWSRIIPLGGRNDPINQAGVDHYRKFVDDLLEAGITPFITLFHWDVPDELDRRYGGLLNREEFPLDYERYARVVFESIPRCKNWITHNEPWCSAILGYSTGSNAPGRCSDRKKSEVGDSSTEPWIVGHNLLVAHGRAVKIYREEFKPKNGGEIGITLNGDATYPWDPKDPRDVEAAERKIEFAISWFADPIYFGDYPASMRAQLGDRLPTFTPEEKALVLGSNDFYGMNHYTANYVKHREGEAAPEDYVGNLELHFWNHRGDCIGEETQSTWLRPCALGFRDLLVWISKRYGFPRIYVTENGTSIKGENDMPREKILQDDFRVKYYDDYVRAMADASRLDGVDVHGYFAWSLLDNFEWAEGYETRFGVTYVDYENDQKRYAKKSAQHLKPLFDSLIKHEEHVVNGNGVKAGQT; from the exons ATGTCTCTCCCCAAGGACTTTCAATGGGGCTTCGCCACCGCCTC GTATCAGATTGAAGGTGCTGTCGATAAGGATGGCCGTGGCCCTGCGAACTGGGATACCTTCTGCGCTAAGCCCGGCAAGATCGCAGACGGCAGTTCTGGTGTGACCGCCTGTGATTCTTACAACCGTACTGCTGAGGATATTGCTCTTCTTAAATCAGTAGGCGCTAAGGCTTACCGATTCTCCCTCTGCTGGTCTCGCATCATTCCTCTCGGTGGTCGAAATGATCCTATCAACCAGGCCGGAGTTGACCATTATCGCAAGTTTGTCGATGATCTCCTCGAAGCTGGAATTACCCCTTTCATTACCCTTTTCCATTGGGATGTACCCGATGAGTTGGACCGCCGCTACGGCGGTCTCCTGAACCGAGAGGAGTTTCCTCTTGACTATGAGCGATATGCTCGTGTTGTTTTCGAGTCTATCCCTCGCTGCAAGAACTGGATCACTCACAATGAGCCCTGGTGCTCAGCCATTCTGGGTTACAGCACAGGATCTAACGCACCCGGTCGCTGTTCTGACCGCAAGAAATCCGAAGTTGGCGACTCTTCTACCGAGCCTTGGATCGTTGGTCACAACCTTCTTGTTGCCCACGGCCGTGCTGTAAAGATTTATCGTGAGGAattcaagcccaagaacgGTGGTGAGATTGGTATCACCCTCAATGGCGACGCCACATATCCGTGGGACCCCAAGGACCCGAGAGATGTCGAGGCTGCCGAACGCAAGATCGAGTTTGCTATCTCGTGGTTCGCGGACCCTATCTACTTCGGAGATTACCCAGCCTCAATGCGCGCCCAGCTCGGTGACCGCCTTCCCACTTTTACCCCCGAGGAAAAGGCTCTTGTTTTGGGATCCAATGACTTCTACGGCATGAACCACTACACTGCCAACTATGTTAAGCATCGGGAGGGAGAGGCTGCTCCTGAAGACTATGTCGGTAATCTTGAACTGCATTTCTGGAACCACCGCGGTGATTGTATTGGCGAGGAGACCCAGTCTACTTGGTTGCGACCATGCGCCCTAGGCTTCCGTGATCTACTAGTCTGGATTTCCAAGCGTTATGGCTTCCCCAGAATCTATGTTACCGAGAACGGCACCAGCATCAAGGGTGAGAATGACATGCCGCGAGAGAAGATCCTGCAAGATGATTTCCGCGTCAAGTACTATGACGATTACGTGAGAGCCATGGCCGATGCTTCTAGGCTCGATGGCGTGGATGTCCATGGCTACTTTGCCTGGTCTTTGCTGGACAATTTTGAGTGGGCTGAGGGTTACGAGACTCGATTCGGCGTAACTTATGTCGACTACGAGAATGACCAAAAGCGTTACGCCAAGAAGAGCGCTCAACATCTAAAGCCCCTATTTGATAGTCTCATCAAGCACGAGGAGCATGTCGTAAATGGGAATGGTGTCAAGGCCGGACAGACCTGA
- a CDS encoding DNA excision repair protein ERCC-3, translating to MPPKRKAGVAVQGGGKVGRSSRMSTPGAATPRTIDSNEDMPDEEEGPVDEALERDLNKNIDIFSLDRYQKRHAIRDPLPHIFGDRDFSYLVLKKDHQNRPLWIDPQKGRIILESFNPLAEQAQDFLITISEPLSRPTFMHEYALTTHSLYAAVSVGLSPEDIINTLDRFLKTPLPDEIRNFITSCTQSYGKVKLVLKNTKYYVESPDPNMLQTLLKNPKIGPLRVQGTEEITTSVAPKIGGLVIPGTQNAAGVKQANGLGQAGEQSKDGQPVQEGEVYATLNEEDDEDQEVTHSFEIADKDVETVQKECLNLGYPVLEEYDFRRDEANANLDIDLKPGTQIRPYQEKSLSKMFGNGRAKSGLIVLPCGAGKTLVGITAACTIKKGVIVLCTSSMSVVQWRNEFLKWSNINPDDIVAFTSDSKNNVFTGSTGIIVTTYAMVTQSRARSYDAEKMMKFLTGREWGLMLLDEVHVVPANIFRKVTSSIKTHSKLGLTATLLREDDKISDLNFLIGPKLFEANWMELSKQGHIARVQCAEVWCPMPTEFYDQYLKAPSRKKGLLYIMNPRKFQACQYLINYHESRGDKIIVFSDNVYALKAYALKLQKAFIYGGTGQAERLQVLENFQHNPNVNTLFLSKIGDTSLDLPEATCLIQISSHYGSRRQEAQRLGRILRAKRRNDEGFNAFFYSLVSKDTQEMYFSSKRQAFLVDQGYAFKVITQLANIEKTPGLAFADVSERRELLQKVLVENESMEEDDPNDDMFHQGTMGRKKKKGARRTAGTLGELSGGQDMAYIEQNKKLSAKRKKADSNAFFKKIGRENARRAAAQ from the coding sequence ATGCCGCCCAAGAGGAAAGCAGGTGTTGCCGTCCAGGGTGGGGGAAAAGTGGGAAGGTCTTCGCGCATGTCAACACCTGGAGCTGCAACACCACGAACGATCGATAGCAATGAGGACATGccggatgaggaggagggccCCGTCGACGAGGCCTTGGAACGTGATTTGAACAAGAATATAGACATCTTTTCTTTGGATCGCTACCAGAAGAGACATGCGATCCGGGATCCCCTACCACACATCTTTGGCGACCGTGATTTTTCATAcctggtcttgaagaaagaccATCAGAATCGACCTCTCTGGATAGACCCTCAAAAAGGCCGCATCATTCTAGAGAGTTTTAATCCACTCGCGGAGCAGGCTCAGGATTTCCTCATCACTATTTCTGAACCCCTGTCTCGACCGACTTTCATGCACGAATACGCCCTTACAACACACAGCCTGTACGCTGCCGTCTCTGTTGGGTTGTCACCAGAGGACATCATCAATACACTAGATCGATTTCTTAAGACACCTCTGCCCGACGAGATTCGAAATTTCATTACGAGTTGCACTCAGAGTTACGGCAAGGTGAAGCTGGTTCTCAAGAATACAAAGTACTACGTGGAAAGTCCTGATCCAAACATGCTCCAGActctcctcaagaaccccaaAATTGGTCCTTTACGCGTCCAAGGAACGGAAGAGATCACAACATCAGTTGCGCCTAAGATTGGCGGCCTTGTCATTCCCGGAACACAGAATGCCGCCGGAGTGAAGCAGGCCAATGGCCTCGGCCAAGCAGGCGAACAAAGCAAAGATGGACAACCCGTCCAGGAGGGTGAAGTCTATGCCACGCtcaacgaggaggatgacgaggaccAGGAAGTGACGCATTCTTTTGAAATTGCAGACAAGGATGTCGAAACGGTACAGAAAGAATGCCTGAATCTAGGATACCCAGTTCTGGAGGAGTATGACTTTCGGAGAGATGAAGCCAACGCAAATTTGGATATCGATCTGAAGCCTGGTACTCAGATTCGGCCTTATCAGGAAAAAAGCTTAAGCAAGATGTTTGGCAACGGCCGAGCCAAAAGTGGACTAATCGTTTTGCCATGTGGTGCTGGAAAGACACTTGTGGGTATCACAGCAGCGTGTACTATCAAGAAGGGTGTCATTGTCCTATGCACGAGTTCAATGTCCGTTGTGCAATGGAGGAATGAATTTTTGAAATGGTCCAACATTAATCCCGATGACATTGTTGCCTTCACATCCGATTCCAAGAACAACGTCTTCACCGGAAGCACCGGGATCATCGTCACAACCTATGCAATGGTCACCCAATCGCGGGCCCGATCTTACGATgcagagaagatgatgaagttcttgacagGTCGAGAATGGGGTCTGATGCTGCTGGACGAGGTGCACGTTGTGCCCGCCAACATCTTCCGAAAAGTCACGTCTTCGATCAAGACTCATTCAAAGCTTGGTCTCACAGCTACACTTCTTAGAGAAGACGATAAGATTTCTGATTTGAACTTTCTTATCGGACCCAAGCTATTTGAAGCCAATTGGATGGAGCTTTCAAAGCAAGGGCATATTGCTAGAGTTCAGTGCGCCGAAGTATGGTGCCCAATGCCTACAGAGTTCTACGACCAGTATCTCAAAGCACCAAGCCGGAAGAAGGGTTTGCTTTATATCATGAACCCCCGGAAATTTCAGGCTTGTCAATATCTCATTAATTACCACGAATCAAGAGGAGACAAGATTATAGTATTCTCAGACAACGTGTATGCGCTCAAAGCATATGCACTAAAGCTTCAAAAAGCGTTTATCTATGGTGGCACTGGTCAAGCAGAACGTCTGCAAGTGTTGGAGAACTTTCAGCACAACCCGAATGTCAACACGCTCTTTTTATCGAAGATTGGAGACACGTCCCTCGATTTGCCCGAGGCTACCTGCCTCATCCAAATTTCATCCCACTATGGTTCACGTCGACAGGAAGCGCAGCGTTTAGGACGAATCCTTAGGGCCAAAAGGCGTAATGATGAGGGTTTCAATGCCTTTTTCTACTCTCTGGTGTCGAAAGACACGCAGGAAATGTATTTTTCCTCCAAACGTCAAGCTTTCCTCGTCGATCAGGGATATgctttcaaggtcatcacACAATTAGCAAACATCGAGAAGACACCCGGACTAGCATTTGCAGATGTATCCGAGCGGCGTGAACTGTTGCAGAAAGTTCTTGTGGAGAATGAGagcatggaggaggatgaccCGAACGACGACATGTTCCATCAGGGCACTATGGGgcgcaagaaaaagaagggaGCTCGACGAACAGCGGGAACTCTCGGCGAGCTTAGTGGTGGCCAGGACATGGCGTATATCGAGCAGAATAAGAAGTTATCGGCAAAGCGGAAGAAGGCTGACAGCAatgccttcttcaagaagattggacGCGAGAATGCCAGGCGAGCAGCAGCACAGTAA
- a CDS encoding hypothetical protein (At least one base has a quality score < 10), translating into MFASGANTQAGLNPIDVNLLNTFQQIVVYLFTITSNPITLHTSVVFLRLYWFEKRFQGWVTDARQRRATLSKAKTRPRSEAREAEEGVNGRHITVVPYQGRPPRITNDGILLDGNDVIQSQAIADDDEDENLPHKPPPASSDESDTVSAGRSNSIELSPLEKSDQGFGEGGEVNEGQSRSQNAPTGIKFAETVKRSDGVDDDLTKFPQRRSHAEHIAILERQRNQDNEILRIPGPRETERGMGPRRLDNDDTQDGDDDNNTIAMTRTVESRPDNATLDHRAPTGRRPTIVIAEPKRPLKHELTDDAKAVGGTLNALRVRKPRVFNRGQKEVHDDNESTMGRAFRTRTIDTIKSALSNDHTKDMPYLSYTPTIGRNSNFVGLTLEQREELGGIEYRSLRTLALILMSYFWGFQLIAVTFLLPFILHNEKYGRIVEGNAISRTWWGFWTANSAFNDLGLTLTPDSMNSFNTSEYVMMTMWFFIIIGNTGFPVMLRFVIWVLAQIVPKGTGLWEELRFLLDHPRRCFTLLFPSSANWWLFWILAALNAIDLLFFVVLDLNSGPVAELPVHTRIADGLFQAASTRTAGFSCFSLSDLHPAVPVLYMIMMYISIFPIAISIRRTNVYEEKSLGVYHNKKDEDEEESASALNYVGTHLRRQLSFDLWYVFVGFFFLAISEGESLKAKDFNLFDVLFEVISAYGTVGLSMGVSNVNASLCSQFTVVGKLIIVAMQIRGRHRGLPYGLDRAVLLPSEARFQKEAEENQPILVRTRTNASMATASGMEPPTSPGLPDRRGSIGRIRERTNSRIISQFLYPGPVIPSNEIHGHKRATSNNSNNLRDFPRFNTEPVFEEEKDDVPPLRTIESHSGGPRRAEANPMP; encoded by the exons ATGTTCGCCAGCGGAGCCAATACACAAGCTGGACTGAACCCAATCGACgtcaaccttctcaacaccTTTCAACAAATTGTCGTTTACCTCTTTACTATAACGTCTAACCCAATCACACTACATACTTCAGTGGTCTTCTTACGTCTTTACTGGTTCGAGAAGAGGTTTCAAGGGTGGGTTACGGACGCCAGACAGCGCCGTGCTACACTCTCTAAGGCCAAGACTCGTCCACGAAGTGAAGCCcgtgaagctgaagaaggagtCAATGGTCGGCATATTACGGTTGTGCCTTACCAGGGGAGACCTCCACGTATCACGAACGACGGCATACTTCTTGATGGAAATGACGTTATTCAATCTCAAGCGAtcgccgacgatgatgaggatgaaaatCTACCACATAAACCACCACCTGCGAGCAGCGATGAAAGCGACACAGTCTCAGCCGGCCGTTCTAACAGCATAGAGCTAAGTCCTTTGGAGAAATCTGATCAGGGCTTTGGAGAGGGCGGGGAAGTGAATGAGGGGCAGAGCAGGTCACAGAATGCGCCGACAGGTATCAAGTTTGCTGAGACGGTCAAGCGAAGTGACGGAGTCGACGACGACTTGACCAAATTTCcccagagaagaagccatgcGGAGCATATCGCTATTCTAGAGCGTCAAAGAAACCAGGACAACGAAATTCTGAGGATTCCTGGTCCCCGAGAAACCGAGCGGGGGATGGGACCTCGAAGGCTTGACAATGATGATACCCAggacggcgatgatgacaacaacaccatTGCTATGACAAGAACTGTGGAGTCGAGGCCAGACAACGCGACACTAGACCACAGGGCACCAACAGGCCGCAGACCAACCATTGTTATTGCCGAGCCGAAACGTCCCCTCAAACACGAACTGACTGATGATGCCAAAGCCGTTGGCGGCACTCTTAATGCCCTTAGAGTGCGCAAGCCTCGTGTGTTCAACCGTGGTCAGAAGGAAGTGCACGATGACAATGAGAGCACTATGGGTCGTGCTTTCCGAACACGCACAATCGATACTATCAAGTCGGCCTTGTCAAACGACCACACGAAAGATATGCCCTACCTCAGTTACACCCCGACTATAGGTCGAAACTCTAACTTTGTGGGATTGACCCTGGAACAGCGAGAGGAACTTGGCGGTATCGAATATCGATCCCTGAGGACTTTAGCATTGATTTTAATGTCCTATTTTTGGGGGTTCCAGCTCATTGCTGTAACCTTCCTTTTGCCTTTCATTCTTCATAATGAGAAATACGGGAGAATTGTTGAAGGGAACGCtatctcaagaacctggtGGGGATTTTGGACGGCCAACTCGGCATTCAACGACTTGGGTCTGACCCTAACCCCTGATAGTATGAACTCTTTCAATACCTCAGAGTATGTAATGATGACCATGTGGTTCTTCATTATCATTGGAAACACGGGGTTTCCTGTCATGCTACGTTTTGTCATTTGGGTTCTTGCTCAGATTGTTCCTAAGGGGACCGGCCTGTGGGAAGAGCTcagatttcttcttgaccatccTCGCCGGTGTTTCACCCTCCTATTCCCCTCGAGCGCCAATTGGTGGCTATTTTGGATCCTTGCCGCATTGAATGCCATagacttgcttttctttgtgGTCTTAGAT CTCAACTCAGGTCCAGTCGCTGAACTACCGGTTCATACTCGAATTGCCGATGGTCTATTTCAAGCTGCCTCTACAAGAACGGCAGGCTTCTCGTGTTTCAGCCTTAGCGACCTTCACCCAGCCGTCCCAGTATTGTACATGATCATGATGTACATTTCGATCTTCCCAATCGCAATCTCCATCCGCCGAACGAACGTCTACGAAGAAAAGTCTCTTGGAGTTTACCACAACAAgaaagacgaagatgaagaggaatcAGCCAGCGCTCTAAACTATGTTGGTACCCATCTGCGACGCCAACTTTCTTTCGACTTGTGGTACGTTTTTGTGGGGTTCTTCTTTCTCGCCATCAGTGAAGGTGAAAGTCTCAAGGCAAAAGACTTCAATTTGTTTGATGTTCTTTTCGAAGTTATCAGTGCGTACGGAACTGTGGGTTTGAGTATGGGTGTATCCAACGTCAATGCTTCTCTGTGCTCTCAGTTCACCGTTGTTGggaaactcatcatcgttgcCATGCAAATCCGTGGCCGTCATCGCGGTCTGCCTTATGGGTTGGATCGTGCTGTTCTGTTACCCAGTGAGGCACGTTTCCAGaaggaagcagaggagaaCCAACCGATTCTTGTTCGCACCAGGACAAATGCCTCAATGGCCACCGCCTCAGGCATGGAACCGCCTACTAGTCCAGGTTTACCTGATCGGCGTGGCAGTATAGGCCGTATACGCGAGCGAACAAATAGTCGCATCATTTCCCAATTTTTATATCCTGGTCCCGTAATCCCCAGCAACGAGATACACGGTCACAAACGCGCAACATCAAACAACTCTAACAACCTGCGGGATTTCCCGCGATTCAATACCGAGCCAGTGTtcgaagaggaaaaggacgatgttcctcctcttcgaaCCATTGAGTCTCATAGTGGTGGTCCTCGTCGTGCAGAGGCCAACCCGATGCCCTAA
- a CDS encoding hypothetical protein (At least one base has a quality score < 10), with protein MLDETRASVWARLKAVKPPFVSKKPHFNFISVHYTWIIGATLVASVIIYGAGRGQTSYVDSLMFASGANTQAGLNPIDVNLLNTFQQIVVYLFTITSNPITLHTSVVFLRLYWFEKRFQGWVTDARQRRATLSKAKTRPRSEAREAEEGVNGRHITVVPYQGRPPRITNDGILLDGNDVIQSQAIADDDEDENLPHKPPPASSDESDTVSAGRSNSIELSPLEKSDQGFGEGGEVNEGQSRSQNAPTGIKFAETVKRSDGVDDDLTKFPQRRSHAEHIAILERQRNQDNEILRIPGPRETERGMGPRRLDNDDTQDGDDDNNTIAMTRTVESRPDNATLDHRAPTGRRPTIVIAEPKRPLKHELTDDAKAVGGTLNALRVRKPRVFNRGQKEVHDDNESTMGRAFRTRTIDTIKSALSNDHTKDMPYLSYTPTIGRNSNFVGLTLEQREELGGIEYRSLRTLALILMSYFWGFQLIAVTFLLPFILHNEKYGRIVEGNAISRTWWGFWTANSAFNDLGLTLTPDSMNSFNTSEYVMMTMWFFIIIGNTGFPVMLRFVIWVLAQIVPKGTGLWEELRFLLDHPRRCFTLLFPSSANWWLFWILAALNAIDLLFFVVLDLNSGPVAELPVHTRIADGLFQAASTRTAGFSCFSLSDLHPAVPVLYMIMMYISIFPIAISIRRTNVYEEKSLGVYHNKKDEDEEESASALNYVGTHLRRQLSFDLWYVFVGFFFLAISEGESLKAKDFNLFDVLFEVISAYGTVGLSMGVSNVNASLCSQFTVVGKLIIVAMQIRGRHRGLPYGLDRAVLLPSEARFQKEAEENQPILVRTRTNASMATASGMEPPTSPGLPDRRGSIGRIRERTNSRIISQFLYPGPVIPSNEIHGHKRATSNNSNNLRDFPRFNTEPVFEEEKDDVPPLRTIESHSGGPRRAEANPMP; from the exons ATGCTCGATGAGACGCGCGCCTCTGTATGGGCGCGGCTCAAAGCTGTCAAGCCGCCGTTTGTGTCCAAAAAACCACACTTCAACTTTATTTCCGTTCATT ATACATGGATCATTGGCGCAACCTTGGTAGCTTCCGTCATTATATATGGTGCTGGTCGCGGTCAGACGTCATATGTCGATTCTCTTATGTTCGCCAGCGGAGCCAATACACAAGCTGGACTGAACCCAATCGACgtcaaccttctcaacaccTTTCAACAAATTGTCGTTTACCTCTTTACTATAACGTCTAACCCAATCACACTACATACTTCAGTGGTCTTCTTACGTCTTTACTGGTTCGAGAAGAGGTTTCAAGGGTGGGTTACGGACGCCAGACAGCGCCGTGCTACACTCTCTAAGGCCAAGACTCGTCCACGAAGTGAAGCCcgtgaagctgaagaaggagtCAATGGTCGGCATATTACGGTTGTGCCTTACCAGGGGAGACCTCCACGTATCACGAACGACGGCATACTTCTTGATGGAAATGACGTTATTCAATCTCAAGCGAtcgccgacgatgatgaggatgaaaatCTACCACATAAACCACCACCTGCGAGCAGCGATGAAAGCGACACAGTCTCAGCCGGCCGTTCTAACAGCATAGAGCTAAGTCCTTTGGAGAAATCTGATCAGGGCTTTGGAGAGGGCGGGGAAGTGAATGAGGGGCAGAGCAGGTCACAGAATGCGCCGACAGGTATCAAGTTTGCTGAGACGGTCAAGCGAAGTGACGGAGTCGACGACGACTTGACCAAATTTCcccagagaagaagccatgcGGAGCATATCGCTATTCTAGAGCGTCAAAGAAACCAGGACAACGAAATTCTGAGGATTCCTGGTCCCCGAGAAACCGAGCGGGGGATGGGACCTCGAAGGCTTGACAATGATGATACCCAggacggcgatgatgacaacaacaccatTGCTATGACAAGAACTGTGGAGTCGAGGCCAGACAACGCGACACTAGACCACAGGGCACCAACAGGCCGCAGACCAACCATTGTTATTGCCGAGCCGAAACGTCCCCTCAAACACGAACTGACTGATGATGCCAAAGCCGTTGGCGGCACTCTTAATGCCCTTAGAGTGCGCAAGCCTCGTGTGTTCAACCGTGGTCAGAAGGAAGTGCACGATGACAATGAGAGCACTATGGGTCGTGCTTTCCGAACACGCACAATCGATACTATCAAGTCGGCCTTGTCAAACGACCACACGAAAGATATGCCCTACCTCAGTTACACCCCGACTATAGGTCGAAACTCTAACTTTGTGGGATTGACCCTGGAACAGCGAGAGGAACTTGGCGGTATCGAATATCGATCCCTGAGGACTTTAGCATTGATTTTAATGTCCTATTTTTGGGGGTTCCAGCTCATTGCTGTAACCTTCCTTTTGCCTTTCATTCTTCATAATGAGAAATACGGGAGAATTGTTGAAGGGAACGCtatctcaagaacctggtGGGGATTTTGGACGGCCAACTCGGCATTCAACGACTTGGGTCTGACCCTAACCCCTGATAGTATGAACTCTTTCAATACCTCAGAGTATGTAATGATGACCATGTGGTTCTTCATTATCATTGGAAACACGGGGTTTCCTGTCATGCTACGTTTTGTCATTTGGGTTCTTGCTCAGATTGTTCCTAAGGGGACCGGCCTGTGGGAAGAGCTcagatttcttcttgaccatccTCGCCGGTGTTTCACCCTCCTATTCCCCTCGAGCGCCAATTGGTGGCTATTTTGGATCCTTGCCGCATTGAATGCCATagacttgcttttctttgtgGTCTTAGAT CTCAACTCAGGTCCAGTCGCTGAACTACCGGTTCATACTCGAATTGCCGATGGTCTATTTCAAGCTGCCTCTACAAGAACGGCAGGCTTCTCGTGTTTCAGCCTTAGCGACCTTCACCCAGCCGTCCCAGTATTGTACATGATCATGATGTACATTTCGATCTTCCCAATCGCAATCTCCATCCGCCGAACGAACGTCTACGAAGAAAAGTCTCTTGGAGTTTACCACAACAAgaaagacgaagatgaagaggaatcAGCCAGCGCTCTAAACTATGTTGGTACCCATCTGCGACGCCAACTTTCTTTCGACTTGTGGTACGTTTTTGTGGGGTTCTTCTTTCTCGCCATCAGTGAAGGTGAAAGTCTCAAGGCAAAAGACTTCAATTTGTTTGATGTTCTTTTCGAAGTTATCAGTGCGTACGGAACTGTGGGTTTGAGTATGGGTGTATCCAACGTCAATGCTTCTCTGTGCTCTCAGTTCACCGTTGTTGggaaactcatcatcgttgcCATGCAAATCCGTGGCCGTCATCGCGGTCTGCCTTATGGGTTGGATCGTGCTGTTCTGTTACCCAGTGAGGCACGTTTCCAGaaggaagcagaggagaaCCAACCGATTCTTGTTCGCACCAGGACAAATGCCTCAATGGCCACCGCCTCAGGCATGGAACCGCCTACTAGTCCAGGTTTACCTGATCGGCGTGGCAGTATAGGCCGTATACGCGAGCGAACAAATAGTCGCATCATTTCCCAATTTTTATATCCTGGTCCCGTAATCCCCAGCAACGAGATACACGGTCACAAACGCGCAACATCAAACAACTCTAACAACCTGCGGGATTTCCCGCGATTCAATACCGAGCCAGTGTtcgaagaggaaaaggacgatgttcctcctcttcgaaCCATTGAGTCTCATAGTGGTGGTCCTCGTCGTGCAGAGGCCAACCCGATGCCCTAA
- a CDS encoding proteasome component PRE6 has protein sequence MASGYDRALSVFSPDGHVFQVEYAGEAVKRGTCAVGVKGADVVVLGCEKRSAMKLQDTRITPSKIQLLDHHVALAFAGLNADARILVDKARLEAQSHRLSVEDPVTIDYITKYVAGVQQRYTQAGGVRPFGISTLIVGFDNGSDVPRLYQTEPSGIYSAWKANAIGRSSKTVREFLERNYKEDMDREATIRLAIKSLLEVVQTGAKNIEISLMAPGATIETLPTSEIEGYVKEIEQEKQEEAAKKKTGRTPGTGSAAILTRSQDDSAAE, from the exons ATGGCATCCGGCTACGACAGAGCTCTGTCGG TATTCAG TCCCGACGGCCACGTTTTCCAGGTCGAATATGCCGGCGAAGCTGTCAAGCGAG GAACTTGTGCTGTCGGTGTCAAGGGTGCCGATGTTGTGGTGCTAGGATGTGAGAAGCGCTCCGCCATGAAGCTGCAAGATACTCGCATCACACCTTCCAAGATCCAGCTCCTCGATCACCACGTCGCCCTCGCCTTCGCTGGCCTAAATGCGGATGCTCGTATCCTCGTTGACAAAGCTCGATTAGAGGCACAGTCCCATCGGTTGTCAGTTGAAGACCCTGTTACTATCGACTACATTACCAAATATGTCGCTGGCGTCCAGCAACGGTACACACAGGCTGGTGGCGTCCGACCATTTGGCATTAGCACTCTGATTGTTGGGTTCGACAACGGCAGCGATGTCCCTCGGCTGTACCAGACGGAGCCCTCTGGCATCTACTCTGCCTG GAAGGCAAACGCTATCGGCCGTTCAAGCAAGACTGTTCGTGAGTTCCTCGAGCGAAACTACAAGGAGGACATGGACCGAGAGGCTACCATCCGGCTTGCCATCAAGTCGCTGCTCGAGGTTGTCCAGACCGGAGCCAAGAACATCGAGATTTCTCTTATGGCACCTGGCGCCACCATCGAAACACTACCTACGTCCGAGATTGAAGGCTACGTCAAGGAAattgagcaggagaagcaggaagaagctgctaagaagaagacgggACGGACCCCTGGAACCGGCAGTGCTGCCATCCTGACTCGATCTCAGGATGACTCCGCTGCGGAATAG